One Populus nigra chromosome 16, ddPopNigr1.1, whole genome shotgun sequence genomic window, GGTTATATAGAGATACCTCCACATCCACATATATAGCAACATCAAAACAAGGGGCATAAGCTAATAATAGAAAGCTAGACGAACTCCTTCAAGGGCTCCAATGGTTGGAACCtttaattttctagtaattTATCTGTTGAAGAAACAGGGAGGCACGATGTGATCAGCAGCTGGACCAAAATGCACATTTCTCCTTACCTGGACAGTATCTACTCGACTGGATTAGCCTAGCTAGCTGACCCACTTACTCCCCAAATCCCACTTACAAAtcatcatataattattttattaagtaaACATTTATCAAtaccattaatttaatattccaTTCTCTCCCCCTCTAACTTTCCATTTCTCCACcaattattttggtttattgtCCCCTAATAATACCTTCCTCCCACGTCTAAGcaattaaacattaatattactataagatgtctctttccttttttaaaacgAGAACACCTCTAACACTCATCGCCTACATGATCAACTTGATTCAAAACCTATCTCTCTTCAACCCCTTTTCTCTCAATCCCTCCCTAACCCCAAACCACAATAAGTAGAGAGTTTTGTTGGGAGGAACAAACgttaacctagaaaaaaaaaaaattctcaaggaGGGGAGATTTCCCTAGCTAACCATGGCTGGTCCTCATCAACAATACCATGCCATCTCCAAACCCGTCACCGCCAATTTCCCTTTCTTCAAGAAGATCAACCTGTACACCTTACTCCTTATTCTTTTCCTTTGCACCTTCTCTTATCTCTTCGGTTCCTGGCGCAACACCATTGTTTCAATCCCATGCGACCCCTCAAAACCCACCACCACCGTAACCGAAGAAGGAAAATCTCTTGACTTTGCAACCCACCACAGTGCAGGTGATTTAGATGTCACGTTAACATCAGAAGTCAGAACCTACCCTTCATGCAACGTGAATTTAAGTGAGTACACGCCATGTGAGGATCCCAAGAGATCATTTAAATTCAGCAGGCATCAATTGATATACGAAGAAAGGCATTGTCCAGAGAAAGACGAGTTACTAAAGTGTCGTATACCAGCTCCTTACGGGTACAGGAACCCTTTTACATGGCCTGCAAGTAGGGATTATGCTTGGTACAATAACGTGCCACACAAGCACCTAACGGTGGAGAAGGCAGTGCAAAACTGGATCAGATTTGAAGGTGATCGGTTTAGATTTCCTGGTGGAGGGACTATGTTTCCTAATGGCGCTGATGCttatattgatgatattggaAGATTGATTGATCTCAACGATGGGTCTATTAGGACTGCCATTGATACTGGCTGCGGGGTAATTAAACTCCTGACACATAATctctactagttttttttttcttccttaatattatcttattaaattattttttttccatatttttaattttccttttcaattgtaATAACTGGCAAAATCTGTAACTATCCATAATAATTGGGGGATGTCTAAAATCAGGGTTAAGagtaaattttagattttctttttatttttggaatgaTTTTAATGACTTTTTGGGCAAGTGAAACAATGGGATGGGATGAATACGGAATGAATATGTTAGATTTCGTATCATTGCAAATCTGAGTAATGAGATTTGATTTACTACTATATAAAGCGTCaagaaactaattaagaaatatatctTACTTTCTTTTATTAGTTAGCCAAGAAAATTCCAACTATCCACCAATTTCACAATCCCCCATTAATTGTACATTCTCGATTTCCGATCACTTAATTGGGACAAGGGGCCGGAGCTTGTTTACTGCTTGCATGTAAAATTCAATGGGAATTTGGGCCATTTTTTACAAGTTAAAGAATTTTGCATATACGAGTGAAAGAATTTTCCAGGCCCTGAAATTCGTTCCAACTAGTGCAGGTTGCAAGTTGGGGAGCTTATCTTCTGTCACGCAACGTATTAACAATGTCCTTTGCACCAAGAGACAATCACGAAGCACAGGTGCAATTTGCCCTAGAAAGAGGAGTTCCTGCCTTGATCGGGATTATGGCCTCAAAAAGGCTCCCATACCCATCCAGAGCCTTCGACATGGCACATTGCTCTCGTTGCCTTATTCCATGGGCCGATTTCGGTACATATACATACCTTGAACCAAAATTAATCATCTTTCAGGACTTGTCTGCTTGACATTGTGGTGATTTGAATGATGAACAGGAGGGCATATATATTTCATGCAAAAGTTCTTATTAGCTTTTTTCCTCAATGTGTGAAACAGGAGGGCAATATTTGATTGAAGTCGATCGAGTTCTAAGGCCAGGTGGGTATTGGATTTTGTCTGGTCCACCAATTAATTGGAAGACTCATTGGAAGGGCTGGGACAGAACAGAAGATGATTTGAATGATGAACAGAACAAAATTGAGACCGTGGCTAATAGCTTATGTTGGAAAAAGTTGGTGGAGAAAGATGACATTGCCATATGGCAAAAGCCAATCAATCACTTGAATTGTAAAGTTATCAGGAAAATCACACAAAATCCACCGTTCTGCCCTGCTCATGATCCTGACAAAGCCTGGTACATACTCTTTGCAATCCGAAGAAATGTACATTTTTCTTGTGTGGTATGGTTTTAATACTTGACTAATGGGaatttcattctatttttttttcaggtacACAAACATGGAGACTTGTCTGACTAACTTGCCTGAGGTATCTACCAATCAAGACGTTGCCGGCGGAGAATTGCTGAAATGGCCTGAGAGATTGAATGCTGTACCACCAAGAATTAGTAGAGGAACTTTGGAAGGGATTACAGCTGAAACTTTCCAAAAAGATACAGCACTTTGGAATAGGAGAGTGTCATATTATAAAGCTGTAAATAACCAATTAGAAAAACCAGGAAGGTACCGTAACATTTTGGACATGAATGCTTACTTGGGTGGATTTGCTGCTGCTCTTATAAATGACCCACTATGGGTTATGAACGTGGTTCCTGTCCAAGCCAAGGCTAACACTCTCGGAGTAATTTATGAGCGAGGATTAATTGGAACATATCAGGATTGGTAAGCAGAACACACACTAAAGTTTTGTTGCTATAAAATTGAATGGAGGTGTAatgatttcaatttcttttacagGTGTGAAGCAATGTCTACTTATCCAAGAACTTATGACTTCATCCATGCTGATTCTGTATTTACCCTCTATGACGGCAGGTAAGGAATTATTTAGTGAAAATTTTCTGCGGCCTTTTCTGTTCTAAAATATGCAGAATCATGGTCTATAACATTGTTATagtactatgaaaaaaaaatatatatgcaagaAATACCTAACACATGGTCATGTGGGGGCAGAAAATATTCGCTTGttagttttttcttcatatatagGATATAGaattgtgtaaaaaaataaaggaattacTGGTTTCTGACATGAATTTTTGTTACAGATGTGAAATGGAAGATATTTTGCTAGAGATGGATAGAATTCTGAGACCTGAAGGAAATGTAATATTTAGAGATGATGTTGATGTGTTGGTGAAGATTAAGAAAATAACTGATAGATTGAACTGGGACAGTCGAATTGTTGATCATGAAGATGGACCTCATCAAAGGGAAAAACTTCTTTTTGCTGTCAAGTCTTATTGGACAGCTCCTGCTGATCATCAGAAAGAGTCCACCACATCTTCTTAATGAGCTATTAATTtctacttttttgttttcttcttagatattgttcttattttttactCTCAAATATGTTTCTTAGCATAGTTAAACCTTAACGAAATCAGAACTCTCCAAATTATGTTACTCCTCTTGAATTGGACACAGAAGAGCCTTGCCGGCTAGCCcttgattcaaattttttgtgtttactTTCATCAATGAAATGGAAATGGGCCGAAGCAAGAATATTTCCTGAACTGGCcagtttttttacaaataaatctGATGATCTAACTACATTGAATCCAACACAGTTGTTATGAGCTCAAAATTTGTATTAGGTGAGTCATGTAAGAAATCAACTCTATGCATGTGGCCAAACTTTAACTATAAATTAAGgcaaaatctagaaaaaataagaCATCAAAGTAAGCTAGCAAGCACACAAGCATTTGAAATCTAATCAGTAGAAATTAGATAATCAAATATGGCAGCACTCAAATCCCTTAGCTCCCCAGTAGCAGTGCTTCTCTTGCTCACTGCACTTGCAGTGCAGACTCAACTGGCTCACTCGCAGCAATGCACATCCCAGCTCAATAACCTAAATGTGTGTGCACCATTTGTGGTACCTGGTGCTGCTAACACCAACCCGAGTGCTGAGTGTTGTAATGCACTGGAGGCAGTGCAACATGACTGCCTCTGCAGCACTCTCCAGATCTCGTCTCGCCTTCCTTCTCAATGCAATCTTCCACCTCTCACTTGTGGTAACTAGTAGGTATGAACTTAATgaatcaaactttaaaaattaaattattatagatAAGAAACAGTATTAACATCTTAATTAATAGCAAGTGCCAATTTTATTCCCCAGACCAACAATTCCTAGCAACAAAAAGATATGATATGATCCATCGTACAGGCAAAGAGCCAACGTTCATACCTAATTAAGCATGAATTGTCCATTACTTAGATCATAATAGTTTGACTTGTATTTCTTAATAACATTTATATATGATCTATTTGCAGGAACAAAACAAGCATGAAGCCCGCTGGCAAGAGAGCGACCGAAGAATAATGTTGGAACTTCAATCATTGAAGTTTCTGATCCATCAATCTCTATCATTTctcctttccttctctctctctctctctctttctctctctctctctctcttccctttAAAATGTGTCCTGAACTGTAACAAAGCAGAAAATCTTCATGCTGATTGATAAATAAAGCACATTATGAGTTGATTTAAGATAATTTGTGATTGTGATACATGGTTGCATGCTCGTAgcaaacaaatattattatatttggcatgaaaaaagattaatctAACTTCACTAGTCAATCTACTCTTGCTTTTTCTAAGATTAGTGTTTTTCGTGAACATGGGTGAACCGTAGCATGTGTGAGTCCATCGCTTGTAAACGAGCCCGTCAAGAATTCAGATATCTGCTTACAAAATGTGAAGTGTAGTCTTTGTGTTCTACGGCAAACAGCTAACTAGATGCGAGTACCAGTGAGAGCAACCTTATATAACTAGGGATCGCAATAGGGCTGATTTGAGACGGGTTTTACCTCATCTAATTCATTCTGTATTTATCAGATTGCGGACAGGAGAAAGAACTGTTTCCTATCAGATAATTTGGAGTAGATTCCAGGATCCTCCATTAATAAAAAGTagagtttttgtaattatataaataattcaaaataaatactaaGTTCATGTAAATATTGAATCTTAAGTAtaattctcatatatatatatatatatatatatatatatatatatattctaatttaCTATCAAATCTAGGAAGATTATGATAtacagataaataaataaacaaataaattttattatcaatgaGGAATACatgtaaaagaaatgaaataaatatagacatgaaataaataatttattctttaaaatagttttaaaattaatttttgtatcttGTGCGTGGAGAATTGTTCTCTCTAcctctactatttttttttgttcttaaatgatagctaaaaaaacaatttctcttaaatataaatattatttccttAAGAGAATGCTAAGTTCCTTTTCATCTCATTTAGAGACCgcaatttctttatttattttttgataaattaattagtttacatatgaatgatttatttgaaatttaatcaaAGGAACTTTAATTGCATTTagcatgattttatatatatatatatataagttttactttaattaataatgaaaaatttagtctttataaataattcttttttttttcaaaataaggaTAATATTAATTACGATTAATAAGTATGAagttaaaaattctaattttctcttaaaagtaaaatattaattaaacctacatcaaaaattatttttaatcacatATACttgtgattttattcaattcaatagTTCACAAATAACTTTAATCAATTTACAAAATTCGcaataaactcaattttaattttcactttcTAAAACTCAATATAtctcactaataaaaaaaaaggggaaaaaaaaaacaaaaagagtttTTGGATAAATTGCATCAACGTCCCAAAACTCTTACAAATTATACTTAGCCCCGAGCACTCAGGCACTTGGAGGGGACTTAACTGATGGGAATTGGGGTGGGATGGCTTGCTGTTCCAGACAAGAACTGAAGTGACTCATAAACATGAACTTTTCCGTACAATCTCAAATCcctctcctcctcttcctctataTAACAAGAACCCTGTTGGATTTGAAGCTTTGAGACCTCGAAAACCCTACTAAAGGTACACACTGTATCTCTATCTTTCCATGTCCTGCAATTTATAGAAATTTAGCTTATTATCAATCAAGACTCTTGACTTTTGTGGGTTTCTAGTTTCATACTTAGTTTAGAGAAATGGGTTTGTTTTTACTGTAAAAACAATGCCGGTTTTGAGCTTTGGAGAACCTTTGTGTGTATATTGTGTCGTGTAGTTGTTAGTTTCAATTCAAgagaaactttatttttgtgtgttatttgttttttttaatattatttttattagtactGGTAAGTTCACTGACAGTGGCATTTTTTGGagtatatttttcaacaaataattCAATGAATTCAGTGTTTAGTATTTAATTTCACAGGTAAGAgacttttaatgaatttttaaaatttaaatgtgatTATTAGGTTGAAATGAATgcaatttttcttgtatttgtcTCGCATTTTCATAGGCAGATGATGATTGTAGTTTAAGAATTTTGATGGATTTGTCAGTTGTGATGCCTGTCAAAGTGAAGTAATGATTGTTGTTTTGTCTTTGTTGTCTGTAATGTGTCCATGTTGTCCTTATTTCTTCCTGTTTCTTGAATATCAATGAGTAGAGATGTTGATTAATTAGGTACTCCTTATGATGCCAGCATGGAAATTGGACTTCCAACGTCAGATAAGATGGACTTGAACATAGATCAGGACTGTTGTAGTTTAAATTCTGCACTGGTAAATGCACCTCAACTCAGTGCTTCATCAAAAGATGATGCTTATAGGGGTGGGTTACTAAAAATTGGTACAGAGTTTGAATCTGACGAACATGCTTACAGAATTTACAACAAGTATGCCAAAGTGGTAGGCTTCAGTGTTCGAAAAGATTGGTTAAATAGGAGTAAGGTGCATGGTCTAGTGGTCTCTAGAAAGTTTACTTGCTCTAAGGAAGGTTATCGGCGGAAAGACAAGAGAGACCTTAATGTGAAGAAACGTCAGAAAGAAACAAG contains:
- the LOC133676208 gene encoding probable methyltransferase PMT16; amino-acid sequence: MAGPHQQYHAISKPVTANFPFFKKINLYTLLLILFLCTFSYLFGSWRNTIVSIPCDPSKPTTTVTEEGKSLDFATHHSAGDLDVTLTSEVRTYPSCNVNLSEYTPCEDPKRSFKFSRHQLIYEERHCPEKDELLKCRIPAPYGYRNPFTWPASRDYAWYNNVPHKHLTVEKAVQNWIRFEGDRFRFPGGGTMFPNGADAYIDDIGRLIDLNDGSIRTAIDTGCGVASWGAYLLSRNVLTMSFAPRDNHEAQVQFALERGVPALIGIMASKRLPYPSRAFDMAHCSRCLIPWADFGGQYLIEVDRVLRPGGYWILSGPPINWKTHWKGWDRTEDDLNDEQNKIETVANSLCWKKLVEKDDIAIWQKPINHLNCKVIRKITQNPPFCPAHDPDKAWYTNMETCLTNLPEVSTNQDVAGGELLKWPERLNAVPPRISRGTLEGITAETFQKDTALWNRRVSYYKAVNNQLEKPGRYRNILDMNAYLGGFAAALINDPLWVMNVVPVQAKANTLGVIYERGLIGTYQDWCEAMSTYPRTYDFIHADSVFTLYDGRCEMEDILLEMDRILRPEGNVIFRDDVDVLVKIKKITDRLNWDSRIVDHEDGPHQREKLLFAVKSYWTAPADHQKESTTSS
- the LOC133675619 gene encoding protein MEN-8; its protein translation is MAALKSLSSPVAVLLLLTALAVQTQLAHSQQCTSQLNNLNVCAPFVVPGAANTNPSAECCNALEAVQHDCLCSTLQISSRLPSQCNLPPLTCGN